The window tttttaacttttttcttttaattatttattttaatactagggattgaaactaaGGGCCCtaaatcactgaaccacatctctaaccctttctattttttttttttattttgaaatagggtcttactaaattgctcagggagGGCcaagctaaattgctgagaatggctttcaacatgcaatcctcctttctcagcctctcagTGTTACCACCACACATTATAACAAgattagatgaaaaaaatcttactgtAGATAAGCTGAAAGATATGAGGAAAGATGAAATAGGtaagaagggggaaaaagtgcttaaatgaatttttctgtgaaaataaaatattttaccagaTATAAAAGTGTTgtgaattttcatattatttaacataaatttattttctctcttctttttttatttgttttttagtacattatagtttacattgttaattttgacatattcatgaaTGCATATAACTCAATATAAATTTTGAACCTACATATGACATCTCTTTATTTATGCAAAAGAGCAAAAATCACTCCaaattttatgaagttatttAGCAGAATTAGCAATTAAGGCTGGATGTGGgcacacatgcttataatcccagcagttctggaggctgagataggaggatcacaagttccaggtcagcttcagcaacttagcaagaccctgtctcaaaatttaaaaaaaattaaatgggctaGGGATATTGCTTAGTGGCTTAGCtgctggccctgggttcaaccaccacTACCAGCTCCAAAAAAAttagcaattaaaataatttatattagcaaagttttaagtattttaaatgtagatCCTACCCATAAATGATAAGAATCATTCAGtgatatttattctcattttgtttcttaatattgAACTAATTTCAAAGATGTTATGTATATCAGCAGTATTACAATAAAAGTTTAAGTGAACAATAAGCTCTACATTCTCCAGAGTTTCTATACAAGCTAATCACACATAGATGCCTTTAAACCCAGTTGTCATCAGTGCATACATAGCATTCAGTGTCCAGctttttgtgtaatattgaaaagTTATTCCTAAACATACATTTCCGCAAATCCTAACATTTATGGAATAAATGTATAATGCCTTGATTAGACAGTATTGACTTCTGCAGAGGATAGACATTACAAATGAAAAGAGTCATTCTGAAGACAAGTAAGGAGGAGGGTTACTGCTGGCCAGAATTCTAAAGAGGAAACTGAGCTCCCTGGCACACCCCAGGAATAccaaggctggggaggctgagacaggaggactgcgggttccaagccagcctcagcaaaagcaaggcactgagcaacttagtgagaccctgtatctaaatacaaTTACAAAATAGGGTTCGGTACGTAggtcagaggtcaagtgccccagttcaagccctggtacgaaaaaaaaaagggggaggcgAGAAAAGTAGCGAGAGACATACCCGGGCTGGAGACGCCAGCAGTGGCCACCACAGTCGAGCCAAGCCAGACTCGGGCGGGCTCAGCGGCGACAGCGAGACCAGGCGAGCGAGGGCGGCCTCGAGTGGCCTCGATGGGGGCGAAGCGTGAAGAGCGGCCCCCAGCCTCGGCCGCCCTGGGCTGCGGCTTTAGAGCGGGAGGAGGGGCCGGGCTGGAGGCGCGGGAGAAGAAGGTGGTGTACTATAGGTCGCAACTGTCGCTGGTCAACAGCACCAAGGCGCTGGGCGATGCCTTCAAGCTGTTCATGCCCGGCAGCACGGAGTTCATGAGCTCGGATGCGGAGCTCTGGAGCTTCCTCTGCAGCCTCAAGCACCAGTTCTCCCCTCACTTCCTGCGCAGCAAGGACGTCTATGGCTACGCCTCCTGCCGAGCCCTGGTGCCTGACCCCCCGGAGCCCCCTACCGCCCGCGGCCTGACGCGCCGGCCGGCCCCGCTCGCGGCAGCCAGGAGGAGGCGTCGCGGAGCCCCGGCGACCGCTGCGGGCAGGAGGATGCCCCCGCCGCCTCCACCGTCACCGCCACCGCTGCTGGAGGCCCCCCAGCAGTCCTGCCTGGAGAATCTCTCGGCGCCCGAGCCCTGCTTCAGGGGCCGCACCCTGGAGGAGATCTGGAGGGCAGCCACCCCGACGCTGACCACCTTCCCCACCATCCGCGAAGGTGGCGACATGTGGGGCGAGCACAGCCTGGCGGCTGCGCGACACAATGCGTGCCAATTCCTGCGAGTGGACCTGGAACCCCTGGTGAGGCTCCGCCTCTTCCGAGTGCCCCGGGCTTGAGTGGCCGCCCCCAGGACGCCTCCTGCAGGTCGCCGGCCCAAGATGGAGTTTCTGCTTGGAAAAATGAACAAGTGTCAGTGGAGTGTTTACAGACTCCTCTAGGACCGTCCCCTAGTGCACTTTTCACGCGAGGAAGTCCCTGGATGGCCTCCCTGCCCCGCACCCCCGGGATGCGTCCCCGCTTCTGGAACTCAGGGACAGGTGTACCCTCTGCAGCCTCCCCGCACCGCGTCTGCCTAGGAGGAGACTGCAGGACTCACAGGGGAGGTCCCTTTGCTTCCGAACCCCAGATTGAGAAGTCTCCAGGACTATATGGGCAGATTGGTTTTCTCCCTATCGGACTCTACCTCACTGGTCTGGAAGTCCTCCGAAGAAGTCATTCTTTTCCAAAGGAATTTGTTTTCGTGCTTGAGTAATAAAAGCCAGAATTTGCTTGCTCTTTAACCCCcgcctccatttttctttttgactgcCACCCCTCTTTCTGGACGGAAGATCAAACATGTTTTGTGGTGTTGCACTAGTTTGTGCTCAGGGTATTCTGAATCCCACTCGTTTctgaatttttacataatttcaaaGCTTTGaccaaggatttctttttttttttttgagaggttcAAGCTTGACTGTTAGTAATGCAAGAATTTATATGGCTTTGATTTTCATGGGCTCAGTGATTACAAACAAAAGAGATGTAAAGTCCAATTGCTTAACGTTTTAAAGGTGTTTCTAAATGATTTTATATTGAAGTTTAATGTTTATATTCACTGAGCTCCTAAAGCAAATGGTAGCATACTCATACAAAGTTTTGTTTAATGAAAAGTTGActtgttgaattattttttaattgaataaaaattgaaGTGCATTGAAACCACATGGCTTgtgattgggggaaaaaagaatcgTGAAGAACTGGTGGTGTTGCAGGAATGACTGGAATTCAATTGGAGATAATCTGGCAACATGTCCTGGTCAAACATAAAAATCCAAGAATGTTAATgagaagataataatttttaaaattgaagtcaCATAGGAGAGATAAATGTGTGTAAACGTTGTGAATAAAGTGACAAACAGAATACCCATTAGAAACCTCAACATGATCTATAGAGAAGGGTGGGGGCATTTCTTGGTATCAAGTAACTGGTTGAAGTTACTTTGGGCAAAATAGAtccctttgtttttattgttggatAACAAGAAATGCCAAGACTAGTATTCATCACATTTGTAAACATTATGACAATTAGTTGACTTTTTTGtcctgtgaattttctttttttccattcatagTTACGTTTGCAGTCTTTGTTTGATAGCTGAAGGCCACTGAAATCAAACAGGCAAGCCACCCAGAGTACTGACCCTTATTTTACACTTTTGTAATAGTGTGTATACCATATGGCCTAGTGTGGAATTCTTGATTATCCAAGTGCCTTTGGTCAATGGTGGCAGCAAGACTTACTGGTTATTAGACAGTGATGCCACAGCCAGCTTTTACTGCAATACCTAAAGGGTCAAGTAGTGTTTTTGTaccacaattatttaaaattcaagtaTTCTGCCATGGAACTATCCATACTGGGCTGGAACTTGGCATGTGAAACCCTCAATACAAAGGTTTATCTCTGCTTGGCAGCTTATTAGGAGAATAATGAGAGTTGTGATTTTTTACTCTTGTTTTCCTAGAATTCAAATGGCATAgctttctgaaataattattttaagtttaatagTCCATAGTAGAAATGTTGTGACTTTCATTTCAgtgttcttgttttgaaaaaaaaattatatatatatatatatatatatatatatatatatatatatatatatatatatatgactttatgCCAGTTTCCCAGTAAGCCTCATAGTCTTTTATTCACTACTCAATGATGATGCATCCTTACAAACACTGTCATATGggtaaataaaaaagtgaataattACTTAGAAGATGGAGAGTGTTAAATTATAGTTGTGTGATAGGAAGCTGAGACATTTTTTGGTTATTAGCTTCCATTGCCAATTGTATTTCATACACATAGgagttttctttccaaaaatatattgttaactTTTATAGCTAACTAGCAcctgaaaaaaatgtattgtacCATTTCACTATTGTATATAGTTTTataaccattttaaagtaaatcCAATGGCCATATTAGAATGTAATTTCAACATGTAGCTTATCTAGATAGTTTTCCTGAGGATTTTGAAATTAGCTGAGAATAACTTTTCTCAGCACACAACTGAAACATAACCAGTGACACCTTGCATGTCTTTTAACTGatattcttgacatttttttcctcttatgtcTTGTTACTTTAGTACACTGGAATGTGTGTAAATGATTTTTTGGCTTATTTGGGTTATCTGATTTCAGTTTGAATCTGATTGCCCATTTTGAAGTCAATATGGTTCATACGGACTATTAAATAATGCTGTTTCTAGTTTGTGAAGTAAgatgtaagaaatatttttgccaAGTTTTCTTTAGCAAAACCTATCTTGCAACTTCTAAAATGTGGAGAAACATCTGATATAGTTGACTAGTATGTTAATAGGAAAGTGAAAGTATTTTATGATTACCTTTGGGCAGAGTGTGTAAAGAAACTTGGCATAGTGGCCTGTATGGTGAGGCATCCATTAATTGTTTCAGAAGTGATTCTGTAGCTTAGCttgtgtatagttttttttttaaagaagtcccATTTGTTTGTTCTCTTGCCTTCATTTATATCTCATATGACACAAGTAGAGGAGGAAGCTAGGAGGAATTTTATCACCTTGAtatatttctgtttgatttttgacTTTTGGGTGCCTAAATGTGACTGGCACAACAAATaatctgtttttgttattttttacattCCTTCCTAACAACCAACAACTCATTTTCTATGTCACAAAAAACAGTAATGCCGTGATTCTGAGGGCAAGCTTCATCATTGATAGTGCAAAGTGTTGCTGTTGtggcatgtatttatttttgtttgagtaCTCTATTGGACAAGTGTAACTTAAGCTAGTGGCACATACTTGTTGATTTGCTATGAGCAAATGTTAGTACTATTTTTCAGAAAACTCttcaataaaatctttaaaaatcattgaatacaAAAAGTCTGAGCAATTTTGAActcaaaaggtttttttttttttttgggtcgTTTTAAGGGTTGGGTTGCCACAGCactctttaaatttataatttttaatgattatatataCCTAACATTTGCTTTATTGGtgtgttgaaatatttttttgataaaCTGTTATGGCTTAATTGCATTAGAAAGCAATTGTTTGTAGTGGAACTGAAGTGTTTCCCTGGACAGTTTAATGTGCATATGATTAAGATTTACAATTTGTTTGTACTTTGCTTTTTAACTTATTAactgtaaataatttttagagaataaaaaataaaagaaaaaagaattccaaagatGTTTAGAGAGGCTGAGATAGTCATTACATTTG is drawn from Urocitellus parryii isolate mUroPar1 unplaced genomic scaffold, mUroPar1.hap1 Scaffold_70, whole genome shotgun sequence and contains these coding sequences:
- the LOC144252949 gene encoding coiled-coil domain-containing protein 71L-like yields the protein MGAKREERPPASAALGCGFRAGGGAGLEAREKKVVYYRSQLSLVNSTKALGDAFKLFMPGSTEFMSSDAELWSFLCSLKHQFSPHFLRSKDVYGYASCRALVPDPPEPPTARGLTRRPAPLAAARRRRRGAPATAAGRRMPPPPPPSPPPLLEAPQQSCLENLSAPEPCFRGRTLEEIWRAATPTLTTFPTIREGGDMWGEHSLAAARHNACQFLRVDLEPLVRLRLFRVPRA